In the genome of Agromyces sp. CF514, the window GGCCGGAAGCGACCGACCCCGAACTGACCGGACCCGAAGTGACCGAGCCCGAACGGACCGGGCCCGAAGCGAGCGACCCGGAAATAACCGAGCCTGCCGCCGAGCCTTCGGCACCCGACCGCTCGAGCCCCGAGTCCGACTCCCGAGTCGAGCCCGAGGCAGGACCAACCGACCGACCCGATGCAGGGGAGGCCCCCGATGCCCGTTGACCGCAGGAACCTCGTCCGCGCCGGAGTCCGCTCGATCGCGGCCGTCGCGACCGCGGCGGTCGCCGTGGGCCTCGTCGGCGCCGCGACCCTCGGCACCTGGCCCTCCTACCGGGTTGAGGCGCCGTCGACGGTGGTGCAACCCCAGGCGGTCAGCCAGCAGCGCGTCTGCCCCGGACCGATCCTCGCGCTCGGTGCCGACGCGGCCGAGGCGACCGCGATCGACCAGGTCGGCACGGCATCGGTGGTGACCGCGACCGAGCCCGACGATGTCGACCTCGGGCTGTCGTGGCTGGCGCTGGCCGACGACCCCGAGGCGGCGGAGGACTCGGGCCCGCTCGTGATCGATGCCGCGGCCGGTGCGGTGGACGCGGGCATGCTCGCGGGCGCCCAGTCGCAGACCGAGAGCTCGGAGACGATCGGCGGCTTCGTCGCGGCATCCTGCACCGAGGGCATCGCGGAGTCGTGGCTCGTCGCGGGCGCGACGACGGTCGGCCGCAGCAGCCTCGTGCTGCTCTCGAACGCGAGCGACGTCGCCGCGACCGTCGACGTGCGGGTGATCGGCGAGGCTGGGCCCGTCGAGGCCCGCTCGGCGATCGGCATCACGGTGCCCGCGAGGACGCAGCGTGTGCTCTCGCTCGCGGGCCTCGCCCCGAACATCGCGTCGCCCGTCGTGCACGTCACCAGCACGGGCGGTGCGATCGCGGCCTCGCTCGAGCAGTCGGTGGTCGAGGGGCTGACGCCCGCGGGCGTCGAGATCTCCGGCCCGACGGCGCCCCCCGCCGAATCGCAGGTGATCCCCGGCCTCCTGATCGCGGGCGGCACCGGGGTGCACGCCGACGAGGACCACGCCGAGGGCGATGCGTTCCCGGCGCTGCGGCTCTACAGCCCGAGCGGCGAGCAGGTCGAGGCGTCCATCTCCGTCGTCCCGATCGGCGGGGGCGCGGGCGACTCCATCGACGTCGACCTGCAGGCCGGCAAGGTGAGCGACATCCCGCTCGGCGAGCTGGCGGAGGGCACCTACACCGTGCGCGTCGACGCCGACGGTCCGATCGTGGCCGCGGCCCGCTCGACGGTCGCCGCGCCCGCGGACGACGATGCCGGGACGGATGCCGAGGTGCCGGCCGATCTCGCCTGGTTCGCCGCTGCGCAGCCGCTGCTCGACTCCGCCGTGATCGCGGTCCCCTCGGGGCCGTCGCCGACGCTGCAGCTCGCCGCCGGCACCGATGCGGTCGACGCGGCATCGGTGACCGTCACGGTCGACGGCGACGAGGTCGAGGTGCCGCCTTCGGGTGCGGTCTCGGTGCCGCTGCAGCGCGGAACGGCGGTGCTCGGAGGCGTCGAGGGCCTGCGTGCGTCGGTCAAGTTCCTCGGTGCCGACGCGCTCGCCTCGTTCGCGGTCGCCCCGCCGGGGCCGCTCGACTCCCCGATCCGCGTGTATCCGCGCTAGATCGGGCAGCGCCGATCGGGCGCCCTACCCGTGCGGGGCTCAGAGATGGCGGTAGCGACCCGGCGCGAGCTCCCACGGGTCCTTGTCGAGGAATTCGGCGACGGCGCGGAATACGCAGCTCTCGATGAGCAGCTTCTCGTCGCGCTCCTCGCCCTCCTGCAGGCGCAGGAAACGCACGATCGGCAACCGGTGGAACGTGATGCGGCGCTCGTCGTGCGCCACCTTCCAGCGGTCGACGTGATCGCCGTGGATCGCCTCGGCCGGTGCCTGCGTCACCTCGAACACGACGCCGTCGAGCTCGGGCCAGAGGCCCCGCAGGTACGACGCCGTCGCGGCGACGGTGGCGTCGAAGTCCTCGATGCGCGTCGTGAGCGGCTCGAGGTGGGGACCGGTGACCGCCGAGCGCATGCCGCGACCGTGCCGATCGCGGGCCAGCCGCCGGGGCGAACGCGGGGTGGCGACACGACGGGATCGGGGCATGCCCTCCATCGTAATGTCCGGCTGCGTCGCTACCATGGTCGAGCCATGAAGAGACGATGTTCGCGCACCGCGTGCCCCGCCGAGGCGGTCGCGACCCTGACCTTCGACTACGCCGACTCGATGGCCGTGCTCGGCCCGCTGTCGGCGACCCCCGAGCCCCACGGCTACGACCTCTGCGCCATCCACGCCGATCGCACCTCTGCACCGGTGGGCTGGCAGGTTGTTCGATATGTCACGCCCGGTCGGGTAGATTCCACCGCATGACGAACGCCTCGAACCCCGTCGACCGCGAGCGCCTCAGCTCGATCGTGAAGGCCTACGACGTCCGTGGAATCGTGGGCGACGCCCTCACCGAGCAGTCGGTCGAAGCACTCGCCGCCGCGTTCGTCGACGAGGTCGGCGCTGCCGGGGGCAGGGTCGTGGTCGGCCACGACATGCGCGACTCGTCGCCCGTGTTCGCCGAGGCGTTCGCGCGCGGCGCGACGAGCCGCGGAGCCGATGTCGTCGCGATCGGCCTCTGCTCGACCGACGAGAGCTACTACGCCTCGGGCGCGCTCGGCGCCCCGGCGGCGATGTTCACGGCCAGCCACAACCCCGCCGCCTACAACGGCATCAAGTTCTCGCGCGCCGGCGCACAGGGCATCTCGCTCGACACGGGCCTCGCAGCGATCCGCGACCGTGCGGCCGACTACCTCGAGCAGGGCATCGTGCCCGTCGACGCC includes:
- a CDS encoding DUF5719 family protein is translated as MPVDRRNLVRAGVRSIAAVATAAVAVGLVGAATLGTWPSYRVEAPSTVVQPQAVSQQRVCPGPILALGADAAEATAIDQVGTASVVTATEPDDVDLGLSWLALADDPEAAEDSGPLVIDAAAGAVDAGMLAGAQSQTESSETIGGFVAASCTEGIAESWLVAGATTVGRSSLVLLSNASDVAATVDVRVIGEAGPVEARSAIGITVPARTQRVLSLAGLAPNIASPVVHVTSTGGAIAASLEQSVVEGLTPAGVEISGPTAPPAESQVIPGLLIAGGTGVHADEDHAEGDAFPALRLYSPSGEQVEASISVVPIGGGAGDSIDVDLQAGKVSDIPLGELAEGTYTVRVDADGPIVAAARSTVAAPADDDAGTDAEVPADLAWFAAAQPLLDSAVIAVPSGPSPTLQLAAGTDAVDAASVTVTVDGDEVEVPPSGAVSVPLQRGTAVLGGVEGLRASVKFLGADALASFAVAPPGPLDSPIRVYPR
- a CDS encoding DUF3499 family protein yields the protein MKRRCSRTACPAEAVATLTFDYADSMAVLGPLSATPEPHGYDLCAIHADRTSAPVGWQVVRYVTPGRVDSTA